In a genomic window of Streptomyces pristinaespiralis:
- a CDS encoding thiazolylpeptide-type bacteriocin, with translation MSIDDIKNNGDDAAKAFESFDVDELETLEVAQGVALPEMGASSGSIGTSSSSSSTCSAC, from the coding sequence ATGAGCATCGACGACATCAAGAACAACGGCGACGACGCGGCGAAGGCCTTCGAGAGCTTCGACGTCGACGAGCTGGAGACCCTTGAGGTCGCGCAGGGTGTGGCCCTCCCCGAGATGGGCGCCTCCAGCGGCTCGATCGGCACCTCGTCGTCCTCGTCCTCGACCTGCTCCGCCTGCTGA
- a CDS encoding thiazolylpeptide-type bacteriocin: MSINDIKNDDADKAFESFDVDELETLEVAQGVALPEMGASSGSIGTSSSSSSTCSAC; encoded by the coding sequence ATGAGCATCAACGACATCAAGAACGACGACGCGGACAAGGCCTTCGAGAGCTTCGACGTCGACGAGCTCGAGACCCTCGAGGTCGCGCAGGGTGTGGCCCTCCCCGAGATGGGCGCCTCCAGCGGCTCGATCGGCACCTCGTCCTCCTCGTCCTCCACCTGCTCCGCCTGCTGA